The sequence below is a genomic window from Nitrospinota bacterium.
AACGTTGGCCGTGGGGAACAGAGCGTAGATCAAGAACCGGCTTCCAATTGTCTCCTGCTCCACATTTCTCATGTCTGTGAGCACCACTGGCCCGCGCAGGCTGGAATTTTTCTGCAATAGCCCGGTGAAAATCTCCTGGTGCCTGAAAAACTCCCGGAGCCTGTTCTTCACCTCGTCCATGGCAAGAATTTCGGCTATAGGATGTTCCTTGATCAGGCCGATCAGGTCCATAAAATATTGCTGGGACGGCGGGAAGCCGGTGCGCGGGTCCACCGTGTTGGCAAGCCGCACCCATCCTTCGGGCCTTAAAATGTCGTTCAATGAAAGCTGGGCCGCGTCCACCTTGTCGGTGTCGTTCACAAGGTCCGCGTATTTGCCCCAGTGCGGCAGGTTGTAATGCTCCAATATCAGCCTGGCGCAGGACGGAGCAAGCCCATAGCGCCCCTTAAACGACTCCGGCCTGAATCCGGTGTCCGATTCGGACAGATGATGGTCAAACCACATGCCGCAATCCGGATCGTACGGCAGGTTGACCAGGATGTCGTCGGAGGTGACGGCAAGCTCCCGCGCCTGTATCACCTTGGGGTGGGTGAACCTGATCTCGGAAATGTCCTCCGCCTCCGTGAGCAGCACGGAGCACACCAACCCGTCAAAATCACCCCTCGTGATAATTCTCATATTCCCCTTTGTTGTATCCGCCTGTCCGCATCTTCCACGTCTGCGGCCATTTTATCCCTGTATTCCGCCAGCTTGCGGGCGATGCCCTTGTCGGTAAGCGCCATGATCCTGGCCGCCAGAAGCGCCGCGTTCTTGCCGCCGGCCTTTCCGATGGACACAGTCGCCACGGGCACCCCGCCGGGCATGTTCACCGTGGACAAAAGCGCGTCCACCCCGTTCAACCCCCCGCCGGCCATCGGTATCCCGATCACCGGCAGCAATGTCTCCGACGCCACCACCCCCGCCAGATGGGCGGACATCCCCGCCCCGGCGATTATCACTTTCGCCCCGGAGCTTTCCGCTTTTTTCACAAGCCTTTTCACCTTCGCAGGCGACCTGTGGGCGGATGCGATATGAAGTTCATGTTTGATCCCGAACCCGGCGAAGATTTTCACCGCCTCGCCCCCGGCGTCCATGTCCGACTCGCTTCCGAGAATTATCAAAGCGTCCATAATCAGACCGCCGTCATTTCTGGCGTTATCTTGCGGCAATCCATAAATTTGAGTCCGCTAAATGTTTTCATACGCACTTAAAAATTCCTCCCTGGAAATACCAGATTGCGAACAAATGATCCTGAGAGTCGATGATTTAATTTTAGGGTGATCAGGCATTGTCAATGGAGTAATTGATCCATCATGATTATTGCGCTTCATGACAATGTGCTCCCTTTCACGAACAATTTCAAATCCCGGCATTACAAACGCTTTTACAACTCTTGCTTTCGGCGCGTCCACCGGAAATTTCACAAAAGACTCTCAAACAGTCGTCTCGGCGACAAACACTTCTGTCACCGCGTCGCCGGGATCAAAAGCATCTTCCCCAAATACTTCTATATGGGTTTTTACGGCTGACCGCACATCGGCCAACGCATCTTCATAACTATCCCCCTGGCCGACAACA
It includes:
- a CDS encoding exopolyphosphatase, producing MRIITRGDFDGLVCSVLLTEAEDISEIRFTHPKVIQARELAVTSDDILVNLPYDPDCGMWFDHHLSESDTGFRPESFKGRYGLAPSCARLILEHYNLPHWGKYADLVNDTDKVDAAQLSLNDILRPEGWVRLANTVDPRTGFPPSQQYFMDLIGLIKEHPIAEILAMDEVKNRLREFFRHQEIFTGLLQKNSSLRGPVVLTDMRNVEQETIGSRFLIYALFPTANVSVRAFHVSKRAFVVIAVGRSILNRTCEKDVGMLMKSYGGGGHPGAGTCRVPSKDADDVINEIVEKLS
- a CDS encoding type II toxin-antitoxin system HicB family antitoxin, giving the protein MRHIKIVVEKHPDGYVAYPVGLKGVVVGQGDSYEDALADVRSAVKTHIEVFGEDAFDPGDAVTEVFVAETTV
- the purE gene encoding 5-(carboxyamino)imidazole ribonucleotide mutase, with amino-acid sequence MDALIILGSESDMDAGGEAVKIFAGFGIKHELHIASAHRSPAKVKRLVKKAESSGAKVIIAGAGMSAHLAGVVASETLLPVIGIPMAGGGLNGVDALLSTVNMPGGVPVATVSIGKAGGKNAALLAARIMALTDKGIARKLAEYRDKMAADVEDADRRIQQRGI
- a CDS encoding type II toxin-antitoxin system HicA family toxin → MPGFEIVREREHIVMKRNNHDGSITPLTMPDHPKIKSSTLRIICSQSGISREEFLSAYENI